The Elusimicrobiota bacterium DNA window CGCTTTCACAGCTTAGTGAAATGTGCAACCCGGATAACGCGGTACGTTAATTTGTTATAATTTTCATCTTATAGTATAATCAAGGTATAAAATTTTGTCCCGATTGTTCCTTCAAGTAAGATATCGGGATGCCAACTCGGCAAGGGAGCAACAATTGAACACAGACAAAGAGAAAAACATTATTCAAAGATTTGGGCAAGTATTCAGCAATCTTTCAAAACCGGAGGACAAAACGCCTTCAAAACCTGTTGTACAGCCGGTTAATGTGCCGACAGTTCCGGTTCACGCAGCCGCACCTAAACATGTCGAACATAAACCTCAGGGCCCTTCGGCAAGTTTTTACGGCCTGGGTATTGCGCCCAGGATTCTTGAATCCCTGGCTAAATTAAAATTTACCGAACCGACACCGATTCAGCATAAAGCTATTCCGATTGCCCTTGAAGGAAAGGATTTAATCGGTGTTGCCCAGACCGGTACCGGGAAAACTCTTGCATTTTGCATTCCTATGTACCAGCGCCTGGCGCAAATTTCAAAAAACGGGCTTATACTTCTTCCTACCAGGGAACTTGCGCTGCAGGTGGATGAAGTATTCAGAAAAGTCGGCCATACATTTGGCATAAAAACAGCTGTGCTTATCGGCGGGGCGCCTATGGGCGCCCAGATTTCGGCCCTAAGAGCCAAACCGCGCATTATTATTGCCACGCCCGGCCGTTTGCTTGACCACCTTCAACAAAGAAATGTGACACTTTCAGAAGTAAGCCTAGTCGTATTGGATGAAGCAGACAGAATGCTGGATATGGGTTTTGCTCCGCAGATAGACCGCGTGCTTCAAAGCGTAACCAAGGACCGGCAGACAATGTTGTTTTCTGCCACGCTTCCTGCAGAAATATTAAGAATTGTAAACAGGTATATGAAGCTTCCGGTAAGCATTGAAATTGCGCCGTCGGGTACGGTAGCTGAAAACATAGACCAAAAATTATTTGTAGTAAACAAAGAATCAAAATTGAAACTGCTTGAAAAAATTGTCAGGCAATATACCGGCTCCATACTTTTATTTACGCGCACAAAACACGGCGCCAGGAATATTACCCAGAAACTGAGGAATATAAATTGCCAGGCGGCGGAAATACATTCAAACCGTTCGTTAAGCCAGCGCAGGGAAGCGCTCGACGGTTTCAGGTCAGGCAAATACAGGATATTGGTAGCAACGGATATCGCATCCCGCGGCATTGACGTAAAAAATATTGAATTAGTAATAAATTATGATATCCCAGAGGACCCGGAAAATTATGTACACCGTATCGGCAGGACCGGCCGCATCGGCGCGCAGGGACAGGCAATTACCTTTGCTACCCGCGAGCAATATAAGGACGTAAAGAATATTGAAAGATTGATCAAAAATGCACTGCCTGTTTCCAGCCACCCGGATATACCTTCGGAGGCTTTTTTCCAGCCCTCTAATTCCTTTGTTTTAAGAAACAATTTCCGCAGGCCCAGGACTTCCATGCGCCGCAGATAAAATGCATAAATAACCCCCGCGGACAGGAACATCGGTGTTGATTATCAGGGGCCGAAATAACTATGGCGACTTTAAAAATAACATTAATTCTTCTTTTTCTGATTTTATGGATTAAACGTAAGCAGGACCTGGGCGCAGGGCTGCTAATAGGTTCTTTTGTGCTTGGTATTTTAAGCGCAGGGTTTTTTGACGTGTTAAAGTTTATGTTCCGGTCGGTTTACGCTACCGACACCATTGATTTAATTGTCGTAATGATCCTGATTTTTTATTTCATTGAAATTTGGAGCAAGACCGGCGGCACAGCATCGCTTTGCAAAAATTTAAACCATGTAATAAAGGATTCGCCTGTGGCGCTTGTAATCCCTCCGGCAATAATCGGGCTTATTCCGATAATGGGCGGGGCGATGGTATCCGCTCCTTTAGTTAAGGATTCCTTTTACGCGAAAAATGTTTCACCCGCAAAACAGACTTTCCAGAACTTCTGGTTCAGGCATATCTGGGAGTATGCAATTCCCACCTATCCCGGGGTAATTATTTCAGCAGGGATTCTCGGCGTATCCTACGGTAAAGTTTTTGCCCTGAATTTTCCCTTAACTATTTTTGCAATAATAATCGGCTCGATAGTAGGCCTGACAGGCATTAAATACAGGAAGCCCGATTTGTTAAATAATGATACAAGCGGCATAAAAGGACTGCTGGTAGCGTTCTTGCCTCTTTTTGTAATTTTGGTGCCGGCCCTGGTTTTTAAAGTTCCGCTGTTTCTTTCATTGGCAATTTCCATAATTCTTATGGCGCTTGTAAATAAAATAAGCATCCCCCGGCTTAATGGCCTATTTATAAAAAGTTTTAATTTTAATATAATCAGCGTTGTAGTAGGCATTATGGCTTTCAAATACGTCATGGAAGACACTGGGGTAATAGTGCAGATGTCCAGGGAATTCATCAGCTGGAAAATCCCTGTTTTGTTATTATTGTTTTTACTCCCGTTTATTACAGGTTTTATTACGGGAATTACGCAGGCGTTTGTGGCTATTTCATTTCCGCTTCTTATAAATTATCTCAGCGCAGATAACAACCTGCTTACCTGGGCTTATGTATCGGGTTATATGGGGGTCCTGCTTTCACCCGTCCATGTATGCCTGGTCCTGACGAAAGAGTATTTTGGCGCATCCTGGAAAGATGTTTATAAAATACTGATAATCCCGTGCCTGTTCATGCTGGCAGCGGCTTTTTTCATAATCAAAATCAGAGGATAAATAAAACAATAATTGGAGGCTAAGCAGTAGATATATCAAAAAAATTACAAGGCATATTATTACAAGTAACGACGCAAAAGAAATGATAAAAGATACTGCCTATAGATTGGCAAAAAAGGCTTATAAATTATGAGTAAAACAATCGATGAAATAAACGAAAAAATCAAGAAAGGCCAGGCTGTTATAGTTACCGCTGAAGAAATGATAGATATCGTGGAACAAAAAGGCGCCGCTAAAGCAGCTCAGGAAGTGGATGTGGTCACAACAGGCACTTTCGGGCCCATGTGTTCCAGCGGCATGTATTTAAATCTGGGGCATTCAAAACCAAGAATAAAAATAGGAGGCGGGAGCTGTTATTTAAATGACGTTCCGGCATATTGCGGTTTCGCCGCAGTTGATATTTACCTGGGTTGCACCCAAACGCCGGATTTTGACCCGAGAAATGCGGATTATCCCGGCGATTTCAGGTATGGCGGCGGCCATGTTATAGAAGAATTTGTTGCAGGTAAAGACATACGGCTTGTTGCTATGGCTTATGGCACAGATTGCTACCCCAGAAAAAAACTTGAAACCCTTGTAAATATAAAAGACGTTAATGAAGCAGTATTGTTCAATCCGAGAAATGCTTATCAAAATTACAATGTAGCAGTAAACCTTTCGGATAAAGTTATTTACACCTACATGGGGACTCTGCGGCCAAAATTGGGTAATGCAAATTATTGCAGCGCCGGCCAGTTGTCGCCGCTTTTAAATGACCCTCTTTTTAAAACTATCGGCATAGGAACAAGGTTGTTTTTGGGCGGCGGTATCGGTTATGTAGCATGGAACGGCACCCAGCATAATCCTCACGTAAAACGAAAAGAAAACGGTACTCCCTGCGTGCCTGCCGGAACGCTTGCGCTGATAGGGGATTTAAAACAAATGAAATCCGGATGGCTCGTTGGGGCAAGTTTTCAGGGCTACGGCGCTACTTTAAATGTCGGCGTCGGAATACCGATTCCGATCCTAAATGAAGAAATGGCAAAATACACTGCTGTCAAAGATGACGCTATATTTGCCCCGGTTGTAGATTACAGCGAAAATTACCCGAAAATGATTCCCGGAAATCTCGGCGAAGTTTCTTATGCGCAATTAAAATCAGGCAAAATAACTGTCCAGGGAAAAGAAGTCCCCTCAGGGTCGCTTTCAAGTTATTCAAAAGCCAGAGAAATTGCGGAAGTCTTGAAAGACTGGATTGTGAAAAAGCAATTTTTTCTTTCAGAACCTGTCGCGCCTCTGCCTGGGCCTGATTCAATCACCACTTTTAAGGCCATGCATGAGAGGCTCGGGGCAAAAGGATAAGGTATCCGATGTTCACAAAAAGAGTCATAATGAGATATCCCACAAAACTGGTTGATAAGCCGATAGTAAGCAAGCTTGTCAAAGAGTTCCATCTTGATTTTAATATTTTAAAAGCGTCAGTAACACCCAATGAAGAAGGGGTGTTAGTTCTTGAGCTGATCGGCGACCGCAAGAATTACAATAAAGCAATGGATTATCTGAAAGGCTTAAACGTAACCATACAGCCTTTTAAGCATGATATAATCCGCAATGAAAAAAAATGTACCCATTGCGGGGCCTGTGTTGTAGCCTGCCCAGCGGAAGCATTAATAGTAGAAACCAAAAGCAGAAAAATTATTTTCGATGAGAAAAAGTGTATAGCCTGCGAACTTTGCATACCTATCTGCCCGGTCCGCGCTATGGAAATGCATTATTAAAGCCATGGTTTATGAACCCCGTTTTTACCGCGATTGGACGCTTTCGGAAACCGAAAGCGATTTAGCCTCTTTTGAAGCAATAGTTAAGGAAACCGACCTTTTTATCCGCGTTAGTTCCGCTAAAAAAAACCTTCAGAAAAAAGCCATAAATTCAATTCTGAAATACCGCCGGTCAATCGAGAAATATATTTCCCGCCATCCTGAATTTTTAAAAGCGCTGGCGCCGGTTACCCTGGAAAAAGATGCCCCCTCAATAATCAAAGATATGATTGAGTGCGCAAAAACCTGCAATGTAGGCCCTATGGCATCTGTTGCCGGGGCTATTGCGCAGTATGCAGGCAATGATTTGCTCGCCTATTGCGATGAAGTGATTGTAGAAAACGGGGGAGATATTTTTATCAAGACGAATAAAAAAAGGCTGGTAGGAGTTTATGCCGGCAGTTCAGTATTTACAAAAAAAATTGCACTTGAAATCCTTCCGGAAAAGACCCCGCTTGGGATCTGCGCTTCTTCTGGAACCGTGGGACCCAGTTTAAGTTTCGGCAAAGCGGACGCAGTTATAATTGTTGCGCGTTCAGCTATCTTGGCTGACGCTGCGGCCACAACCGTAGGCAATGCAATCAATGAAGTATCCGATATACCAAAGGGATTGGACCTTGCCAAAACAATTAAAGGAATTAAAGGCGTCATTATTATCAAGAACGACAAACTGGGCGCCTGGGGCGAGGTAAAAATTACAGTTTGTTAGAGGGTAGCTTTAGCAATGCTATCCGGGAAAAAATGTACATGAAAATCGATAATCATTTATTAAAGTTAGAATGATACTTTTGGAACTGTTTTAGCAACTTCTTCCGCTTTAAAGTAAGCATCCTTCTTTTGGAAGCCGCCCATAGAAGCAACTATATTGCTTGGAAAACGCTGAACTAAAATATTGTAAATCCGGACAACTTCATTGTATCTTTGTCTTTCAACGGAAATCCTGTTTTCAGTTCCTTCAAGAGAGTCCTGCAATCTGATGAAATTCTCGTTTGCCTTTAATTGAGGATAATTTTCCGCAATCATTAGCAGGCGGGAAACCGCGCTGTCCAGTTCGCCGGTAGCTTTTACTTTGTCATTGGTTGTTTTTGCGCCGATTAATTTTGCCCTGGCTTCTGCAACGCGCGTGAATATTTCATTTTCATGTTTTGCATAGCCTTTTACCGTGTTTATCAGGTTCGGTATAAGGTCAAGCCTTCTCTGGTACTGGTTTTCTACCTGGGCCCAGGATGCGTTGATGCTTTCGTTAAGCGTTACAAACTTATTAAAATAAGAAGCGTACATCCCGCCGACAATTACTACAACGCCTACAATCACTCCTAAAACAATCCACACTTGTTTCATTTTATCCTCCAGTATTTTTGAGTCGGACGAAACCCTGAAAATCCTTTCAAATTATTTTCGGGGTACCATAAAACTACCTACAAAATCAATAACTTTTTCAATCTCATTTAAATAAGAGTTGAACAAAACTTCTATCTCAACTTTTTGTGCCGCCTTGTCGCCTTCCTTAATTTTAGAAACAGTTATAAAAGGTTCAGTATTAATTCTTACCTGCTTGGATAACATGCTTAAAGCGTCAATTTTTTTCGGCGGCGGTACCTGGCCGGTTAAGCGTAGGACATTCCTGAAAAGAACAAGAAAAGTTGAAATTGAGTTTATCAACAATTCTTTGATTTCTGATTGTTTGCCTTTAGTTGCCATAAACTCTTGGCAAAGTTTGAGGTATTTGCTTTTAAGCTCGTGTTCGCACTCATGGCGCAGGTTTGAAGAAACAATTTCCATGTTAACAAAGGGGTTTTCGCCGTAAAGGATTTTGTGATGCTCTTTCATATCGAGGAATTCTATGGGAAAAACGTCAAATGATTCCTCGAATTGATTGCAGGTAAAGATGACTGGTACAGAATTATTGCTTTTTATCCACTTGTTCACAGGTTTTTGAAGTAATTTTAGTTCAGTAAATCCAAAATTTTCCAATGTAAGCAGTAAATTATAGTCAGAACGTTTTTTTACCGCCTCTCCGCTTGCCTGGGACCCGTAAAGTACTATTGATTTTAGGTTTGAACCCAGTGTGTTTTTTAGTTCTTCAACAAATTTTGTAAGTTCCATTGTCACCTCTTTCATACCCAATGCCAGTCGCTTGGAAGACTATTGGGTATATTTTCCCCTCCATGTTTTTACCAGCCTCTCGATGCTCCACCGCCACCGCTTGAGCCTCCGCCGAATCCTCCCCAGCCGCCTCCTCCGCCGAATCCTCCGCCACCGCCTCTTCCTCCGGAAAATAGCACGTTAAGCAGCAGGAAAAAAAACAGCCCAGGGTGAAAAATCATCAGGTAAAGCAGGATAAGAAATATTATTGCGATAAAAATAATGTTTGCTAAACCTAATTTGAGCGGGGGATAACTATTTTGAGCAAGAGTTGGGATTGCGGTGTTTTCAGGTATTAAACCGTTACTAAGATCAACATTGTATTCTTTTGCTACTAGCAAGGCTATTCCGTAAACGCCTCCCAATATTCCTTGTCCGGTATCACCCTGTTTAAAGAAGGGAATAACAGCCTTGTCCAGGATTTCACCGCAGAGCCCATCCGGTAAAGCTCCTTCCAGCCCGTAACCAACTTCAATGCGCAATTTCCGGTCTTCTGACGCTATAAGGAAAAGAATGCCGTTATTTTTATCTTTCTTCCCTATTTTCCACTTTTCAAATAATTTTACGGAATAGTCTTCAATAGCGAGGCCGTTAAGATTTTTAACCGTTACTACCGCAACTTCTGCGGAAGTTTTTTGTTCGATTTCGGCCGCAATTTTATTGATTTGTAATTGTGTTTCAGAAGGTATTATCTGGGCGAAATCGGATACCCAGCCCTGCGGGCGGGGTGTATCTAAAACGCAGCTTTGTGGGAAAGCTGAAGCTGTTAAAGATAATAAAAATGTATAAGCCAACAAATATTTTCTCATTCGCACTATTCTACAGTATTATTTGATTGTAGTCAACTCACCCGATACCGTACATTTGTGGTATCTAAAAAACCCTCTAAAAAAACCCTTGACTTTTTTGAAAAGCCATACTATACTTACAATATGCAAGCTTTTAATAAGGCTTTTTTTGTTGTACTGTTCAAACAGATGGTTTTACTGTTTTTTTGATTAAATTTTTTCATTTCAAGAAGATCCGAAATGGCAAATCCCATGAAAATGGGAGACGCAAAGTTACAGGACTAAAGGTAAATGATTTAGAATCAGACCTATGCTCGCCGGACTGTCGAGAATGCTGGAAGCGCTTTCCTTTTAAATTTCTGTTGACAAACCTAATAAAACAGACTATATACGTATTAGGAGTGTTATAGGCGGAAGGGAGAGAAAAGCACTAGAAGGAACTATTAGGAGAATAGGTAATTTTTATGAAAACCAGAATTTTTATTTTGCTGGTACAGTTATTTCTTTTCTGCGCGCAGGTTTCAGGCAGGGTGGGTGATGTGCAGATGAAGAGTGACCATTCGTGGTATCCCGGCGAATTGGCTTGTTCTACCTTTGACCGTCTTTTTGCTTTTCAGTCACAAATATACACGAGGACAACAGGAAGAACAACAGTGTCTGACCAGGATAAGGCGGTGGCTTCCTGGTTTTTCAGAAACATATATTACTATCACGCTTTTGAAGGTCACGAGGACCTGGGTTATACTACTGTTG harbors:
- a CDS encoding DEAD/DEAH box helicase, producing the protein MNTDKEKNIIQRFGQVFSNLSKPEDKTPSKPVVQPVNVPTVPVHAAAPKHVEHKPQGPSASFYGLGIAPRILESLAKLKFTEPTPIQHKAIPIALEGKDLIGVAQTGTGKTLAFCIPMYQRLAQISKNGLILLPTRELALQVDEVFRKVGHTFGIKTAVLIGGAPMGAQISALRAKPRIIIATPGRLLDHLQQRNVTLSEVSLVVLDEADRMLDMGFAPQIDRVLQSVTKDRQTMLFSATLPAEILRIVNRYMKLPVSIEIAPSGTVAENIDQKLFVVNKESKLKLLEKIVRQYTGSILLFTRTKHGARNITQKLRNINCQAAEIHSNRSLSQRREALDGFRSGKYRILVATDIASRGIDVKNIELVINYDIPEDPENYVHRIGRTGRIGAQGQAITFATREQYKDVKNIERLIKNALPVSSHPDIPSEAFFQPSNSFVLRNNFRRPRTSMRRR
- a CDS encoding DUF401 family protein, whose protein sequence is MATLKITLILLFLILWIKRKQDLGAGLLIGSFVLGILSAGFFDVLKFMFRSVYATDTIDLIVVMILIFYFIEIWSKTGGTASLCKNLNHVIKDSPVALVIPPAIIGLIPIMGGAMVSAPLVKDSFYAKNVSPAKQTFQNFWFRHIWEYAIPTYPGVIISAGILGVSYGKVFALNFPLTIFAIIIGSIVGLTGIKYRKPDLLNNDTSGIKGLLVAFLPLFVILVPALVFKVPLFLSLAISIILMALVNKISIPRLNGLFIKSFNFNIISVVVGIMAFKYVMEDTGVIVQMSREFISWKIPVLLLLFLLPFITGFITGITQAFVAISFPLLINYLSADNNLLTWAYVSGYMGVLLSPVHVCLVLTKEYFGASWKDVYKILIIPCLFMLAAAFFIIKIRG
- a CDS encoding homocysteine biosynthesis protein, which translates into the protein MSKTIDEINEKIKKGQAVIVTAEEMIDIVEQKGAAKAAQEVDVVTTGTFGPMCSSGMYLNLGHSKPRIKIGGGSCYLNDVPAYCGFAAVDIYLGCTQTPDFDPRNADYPGDFRYGGGHVIEEFVAGKDIRLVAMAYGTDCYPRKKLETLVNIKDVNEAVLFNPRNAYQNYNVAVNLSDKVIYTYMGTLRPKLGNANYCSAGQLSPLLNDPLFKTIGIGTRLFLGGGIGYVAWNGTQHNPHVKRKENGTPCVPAGTLALIGDLKQMKSGWLVGASFQGYGATLNVGVGIPIPILNEEMAKYTAVKDDAIFAPVVDYSENYPKMIPGNLGEVSYAQLKSGKITVQGKEVPSGSLSSYSKAREIAEVLKDWIVKKQFFLSEPVAPLPGPDSITTFKAMHERLGAKG
- a CDS encoding 4Fe-4S binding protein — translated: MFTKRVIMRYPTKLVDKPIVSKLVKEFHLDFNILKASVTPNEEGVLVLELIGDRKNYNKAMDYLKGLNVTIQPFKHDIIRNEKKCTHCGACVVACPAEALIVETKSRKIIFDEKKCIACELCIPICPVRAMEMHY
- a CDS encoding UPF0280 family protein codes for the protein MVYEPRFYRDWTLSETESDLASFEAIVKETDLFIRVSSAKKNLQKKAINSILKYRRSIEKYISRHPEFLKALAPVTLEKDAPSIIKDMIECAKTCNVGPMASVAGAIAQYAGNDLLAYCDEVIVENGGDIFIKTNKKRLVGVYAGSSVFTKKIALEILPEKTPLGICASSGTVGPSLSFGKADAVIIVARSAILADAAATTVGNAINEVSDIPKGLDLAKTIKGIKGVIIIKNDKLGAWGEVKITVC
- a CDS encoding LemA family protein, whose amino-acid sequence is MKQVWIVLGVIVGVVVIVGGMYASYFNKFVTLNESINASWAQVENQYQRRLDLIPNLINTVKGYAKHENEIFTRVAEARAKLIGAKTTNDKVKATGELDSAVSRLLMIAENYPQLKANENFIRLQDSLEGTENRISVERQRYNEVVRIYNILVQRFPSNIVASMGGFQKKDAYFKAEEVAKTVPKVSF
- a CDS encoding nucleotidyltransferase domain-containing protein — its product is MELTKFVEELKNTLGSNLKSIVLYGSQASGEAVKKRSDYNLLLTLENFGFTELKLLQKPVNKWIKSNNSVPVIFTCNQFEESFDVFPIEFLDMKEHHKILYGENPFVNMEIVSSNLRHECEHELKSKYLKLCQEFMATKGKQSEIKELLINSISTFLVLFRNVLRLTGQVPPPKKIDALSMLSKQVRINTEPFITVSKIKEGDKAAQKVEIEVLFNSYLNEIEKVIDFVGSFMVPRK
- a CDS encoding TPM domain-containing protein, giving the protein MRKYLLAYTFLLSLTASAFPQSCVLDTPRPQGWVSDFAQIIPSETQLQINKIAAEIEQKTSAEVAVVTVKNLNGLAIEDYSVKLFEKWKIGKKDKNNGILFLIASEDRKLRIEVGYGLEGALPDGLCGEILDKAVIPFFKQGDTGQGILGGVYGIALLVAKEYNVDLSNGLIPENTAIPTLAQNSYPPLKLGLANIIFIAIIFLILLYLMIFHPGLFFFLLLNVLFSGGRGGGGGFGGGGGWGGFGGGSSGGGGASRGW